The following are from one region of the Streptomyces tuirus genome:
- the mftB gene encoding mycofactocin biosynthesis chaperone MftB (MftB, a small protein, is a peptide chaperone that assists the radical SAM enzyme MftC in performing two modifications to the C-terminal Val-Tyr dipeptide of the mycofactocin precursor peptide, MftA. MftB's role is analogous to the role of PqqD in the biosynthesis of PQQ, a cofactor that derives entirely from a Tyr and a Glu in the precursor PqqA.), which yields MTTPANAPTTAPTTAALDMAVPYRLNPSVALRPEPFGALAYHFGNRRLSFLKAPELVELVRGLDRHPSVGHALAGVPEARRAVFLRALASLAAADMIIPQHSGTGAQ from the coding sequence ATGACCACCCCCGCGAACGCCCCGACGACCGCCCCGACGACCGCCGCGCTCGACATGGCGGTGCCGTACCGGCTGAATCCCTCCGTCGCGCTGCGCCCCGAGCCGTTCGGGGCGCTCGCCTACCACTTCGGCAACCGCCGGCTGTCCTTCCTGAAGGCACCGGAACTCGTCGAACTGGTACGGGGACTCGACCGCCATCCCAGCGTCGGGCACGCCCTCGCCGGCGTGCCCGAGGCCCGGCGGGCCGTCTTCCTGCGCGCCCTGGCCTCCCTGGCCGCCGCCGACATGATCATCCCCCAGCACAGTGGAACCGGAGCGCAGTGA
- the mftD gene encoding pre-mycofactocin synthase MftD (MftD, an enzyme found in the mycofactocin biosynthesis locus, performs an oxidative deamination of 3-amino-5-[(p-hydroxyphenyl)methyl]-4,4-dimethyl-2-pyrrolidinone (AHDP). The resulting compound, now called pre-mycofactocin (PMFT), is a biologically active redox cofactor that can oxidize the non-exchangeable NADH of TIGR03971 family SDR-type oxidoreductases.), whose protein sequence is MSGWFETVAEAQRRAGKRLPKSVYSALLAGSEKGTSYDDNTKAFAELGFAPHVAGLSAKRDQSTTVLGEQISLPVIISPTGVQAVHPDGEVAVARAAAARGTAMGLSSFASKALTDVVAANQQTFFQMYWMGSKDAMLRRVQHAYESGAKALIVTLDWSFSHGRDWGSPKIPERLDLKAMARFAPEALARPRWLLDFVKSGRLPDLTAPNLADPGREAPTFFGAYGEWMGTPPPSWEDLRWLREQWDGPFLLKGVCRVDDALRAVDAGVSAISVSNHGGNNLDSTPAPIRALPAIADAVGSQVEILVDSGVRRGSDVVKALALGARAVMIGRAYLWGLAAGGQTGVENVLDILRGGIDSALLGLGRSSVQELTRDDVVIPPGFTRTLGAV, encoded by the coding sequence ATGAGCGGGTGGTTCGAGACGGTCGCCGAGGCCCAGCGAAGGGCCGGCAAGCGACTGCCGAAGTCCGTGTACAGCGCGCTGCTCGCCGGCTCCGAGAAGGGCACGTCGTACGACGACAACACCAAGGCGTTCGCGGAGTTGGGTTTCGCGCCCCACGTCGCCGGGTTGTCGGCGAAGCGTGACCAGTCGACGACCGTGCTGGGCGAGCAGATCTCCCTGCCGGTGATCATCTCCCCGACCGGTGTGCAGGCCGTGCACCCCGACGGCGAGGTGGCGGTGGCCCGCGCGGCCGCGGCGCGGGGCACGGCGATGGGTCTCAGTTCGTTCGCGAGCAAGGCGCTGACGGATGTCGTCGCCGCCAATCAGCAGACGTTCTTCCAGATGTACTGGATGGGCTCCAAGGACGCGATGCTGCGCCGTGTCCAGCACGCGTACGAGTCGGGCGCCAAGGCGCTGATCGTCACCCTCGACTGGTCCTTCTCGCACGGCCGCGACTGGGGCAGCCCCAAGATCCCCGAGCGGCTGGACCTCAAGGCGATGGCACGCTTCGCCCCGGAGGCGCTCGCCCGTCCGCGCTGGCTGCTGGACTTCGTCAAGTCCGGCCGCCTGCCCGACCTGACCGCACCCAACCTCGCCGACCCCGGCCGGGAAGCGCCCACGTTCTTCGGGGCCTACGGCGAGTGGATGGGCACCCCGCCCCCGTCCTGGGAGGACCTGCGCTGGCTGCGTGAGCAGTGGGACGGACCGTTCCTGCTCAAGGGCGTGTGCCGGGTGGACGACGCCCTGCGTGCGGTCGACGCCGGCGTCAGCGCCATCTCGGTGTCCAACCACGGCGGGAACAACCTCGACAGCACGCCGGCCCCCATCCGCGCGCTGCCGGCGATCGCGGACGCGGTGGGCTCCCAGGTCGAGATCCTGGTGGACAGCGGTGTGCGCCGGGGCAGTGACGTGGTGAAGGCGCTGGCCCTCGGCGCCCGGGCCGTGATGATCGGCCGCGCCTACCTGTGGGGCCTGGCCGCGGGCGGGCAGACCGGCGTGGAGAACGTGCTGGACATCCTGCGCGGCGGCATCGACTCCGCGCTGCTGGGCCTCGGCCGCTCCTCGGTGCAGGAATTGACCCGCGACGACGTGGTGATCCCGCCGGGCTTCACCCGGACCCTGGGGGCGGTCTGA
- the mftC gene encoding mycofactocin radical SAM maturase (MftC is a radical SAM/SPASM enzyme that catalyzes the first two steps in biosynthesis of the electron carrier mycofactocin from the terminal Val-Tyr dipeptide of the precursor peptide MftA.): MTTLHDPPSTERVPALVEQFKGGLHAPICLTWEWTYACNLSCAHCLSSSGRRDPLELSTDEIKSVIDELQRMQVFYVNVGGGEPTVRPDFWELLDYAIGHQVGVKFSTNGLRLTPERARRLAATDYVDVQISLDGATREVNDAVRGRGSYDMAIRAMRNLSDAGFRDFKISVVMTRQNVAQLDDFAAIADRYGAQLRITRLRPSGRGADVWDELHPTAEQQYDIYSWLLGHGERVLTGDSFFHLNALGSDPLPGLNLCGAGRVVCLIDPVGDVYACPFAIHDAFKAGNVRSPGGFDGVWRESALFADLRRPTTAGACSGCPAYDSCQGGCMAAKFFTGLPLDGPDPECVKGHGATALASVSADALPRQGNDHSHRTVPLGMPAVRTARPDRRCDESPLVGLPTNPPL; this comes from the coding sequence ATGACGACCCTGCACGATCCCCCGTCCACCGAGCGGGTACCCGCTCTCGTCGAGCAGTTCAAGGGCGGCCTGCACGCCCCGATCTGCCTGACCTGGGAGTGGACGTACGCATGCAATCTGTCCTGCGCGCACTGCCTGTCCTCGTCGGGGCGGCGCGACCCGCTGGAGCTGTCCACGGACGAGATCAAGTCCGTGATCGACGAACTGCAGCGCATGCAGGTCTTCTACGTCAACGTCGGTGGTGGCGAGCCCACCGTCCGCCCCGACTTCTGGGAGCTGCTGGACTACGCGATCGGCCACCAGGTCGGCGTGAAGTTCTCCACCAACGGGCTGCGCCTGACCCCGGAGCGGGCCCGCAGGCTGGCCGCGACCGACTACGTCGACGTCCAGATCTCCCTGGACGGCGCCACCCGCGAGGTCAACGACGCCGTGCGCGGACGGGGTTCGTACGACATGGCGATACGGGCCATGCGGAACCTCTCCGACGCGGGCTTCCGCGACTTCAAGATCTCGGTCGTCATGACGCGTCAGAACGTCGCGCAACTCGACGACTTCGCCGCGATCGCCGACCGCTACGGCGCCCAGCTGCGCATCACCCGGCTCCGTCCGTCCGGGCGCGGTGCCGACGTGTGGGACGAACTGCATCCGACCGCGGAGCAGCAGTACGACATCTACTCCTGGCTGCTGGGTCACGGCGAGCGGGTGCTCACCGGTGACTCCTTCTTCCACCTCAACGCGCTGGGCTCCGATCCTCTGCCCGGCCTGAACCTGTGCGGTGCCGGACGCGTGGTGTGCCTGATCGACCCGGTCGGTGACGTGTACGCCTGCCCGTTCGCCATCCACGACGCGTTCAAGGCGGGCAACGTCCGCTCCCCGGGCGGGTTCGACGGGGTGTGGCGCGAGTCGGCGCTCTTTGCCGACCTGCGCAGGCCCACCACCGCGGGCGCCTGCTCGGGCTGCCCGGCGTACGACTCCTGCCAGGGCGGCTGCATGGCCGCGAAGTTCTTCACCGGCCTGCCGCTGGACGGCCCCGACCCGGAGTGCGTCAAGGGTCACGGCGCCACCGCCCTCGCGTCGGTGAGCGCGGACGCACTGCCGCGCCAGGGCAACGACCACTCGCACCGGACCGTGCCCCTCGGCATGCCCGCGGTGCGCACCGCGCGACCCGACCGCCGCTGCGACGAGAGCCCGTTGGTGGGGCTTCCGACGAACCCGCCCCTGTGA
- the mftA gene encoding mycofactocin precursor MftA (Mycofactocin is a small molecule electron carrier derived from the final two amino acids, Val-Tyr, of MftA, the mycofactocin precursor. It plays a role in redox homeostasis and the metabolism of alcohols and aldehydes in Actinobacteria, including Mycobacterium tuberculosis.), which yields MHEEQIRAELDTVNNADDLVEEVLVEEVSIDGMCGVY from the coding sequence ATGCACGAGGAACAGATCAGGGCCGAGCTGGACACCGTGAACAACGCCGACGACCTCGTCGAGGAGGTCCTCGTCGAAGAGGTGTCCATCGACGGCATGTGCGGCGTCTACTGA